In Rutidosis leptorrhynchoides isolate AG116_Rl617_1_P2 chromosome 6, CSIRO_AGI_Rlap_v1, whole genome shotgun sequence, the DNA window GAGTATGAGCAAGGTAGATGAGCTTTCCAACGATCCTTTGGTATTGTTCTTTATTTGCAAGTTCAGCTCCTTCTTCGATAAACAACTTCTGGTTTGGAATTGCAGGGGTCTCAGCTGGTTTGCAGTCGATCATCCCTGTTTCAGCAAGTAGATCAAGAACATATTTGTTTTGACATATAAAAATTCCTTGTTGAGATCTAAGAACTTCGATTCCCAAAAAATATTTTAACAttccaagatctttcatttcaaattcgttTGATAAATTTGCTTTTAAGTTGAAAAATTCATCTCTGTCATTTCCTGTAATTATCATATCATCTACATAGATAATTAAGCAAGTAATTAGTTGATTTCTTTGTTTGAAAAATAGTGTGTGATCTGAGTTACTTTGTTTATAACCATATTTTTTCATTGCTAAGGTAAATTTCCCAAACCAAGCCCGAGGGGATTGTTTTAGCCCATATAAAGATTTTTTAAGGCGACAAACTTCCCTATTTTTGAAGTTTTTCGAGAATCCTGGTGGAGCTTGCATATAAACCTCTTCCTTGAGTTCGCCATGTAGAAAAGCATttttcacatcaaattggtgaagggGCCACCCTTTATTTGCAGCAACAGAGAAGAGGACTCTAATGGTGTCAATTTTAGCCACCGGTGAGAAAGTCTCAGAATAGTCTATTCCGTAGGTCtgagtatatcccttggcaacaagccgggctttatatctttcaattGTGCCATCTGGTTTGTATTTTATTGTAAACACCCAGCGACATCCAACTGGTTTCTTTTCTCGAGGAATAATACATTTTTCCCATGTATCATTCGTAATCAAAGCTTCCATTTCAACTTCCATTGCCTTTCTCCAATTTTGTGACTTTAAGGCTTGTTCGACAGACGTTGGTATTTCTTCTGAGTATAGTGCGGAATTGAATTTCTTTGCTCCTTCTGATAAATTTCCTTTGGCAACATTCGCCATCGGATATCTTGATCTGAGAGCTTCTTTTTCGGGATCATATCGTTTTGGTGGAACTCCTCTGTTGGCTCTTGGTGGCAAGACGTATCCTTCAGTTGAAATATTTTGACTTTCTTGAgtttgacttgaattttgatttttTTGTTGAGTTGATTCCTGACTTGAACTTTGACGTTCGTCCGATGTACATTGTTGAGTTTTTTCCTGACTTGAATTTTGTGTTTCAACTGGAAGATCTTGGTGAGTTGATTCGTGACTTGAACTTTGTGGTTCGTTAGGAAGATCTTGGTGAGTTGATTCGTGACTTGAACTTTGTGGTTCGTCAGGAATTTGTTGCGTTGATCCAGTTTGACTTGAACATTCTGGTTCGTCTTGTGCTAGATTTTCTTGATCTTCTTCGATTACTGTACCTTGTGAAGTTTTTGTACTGTGATTCACTTCTTCTGATGAGGGAATCCTTTCCAACCAACTCACAATGTCATTAGTTTCAATCTCCCCCTCACTTGTGTGTTGGGGGTTATAAAAATATTCGGTTTCGACAAAGTCACTGTTCATTGTAGTAAAAACATGACGCCTTTTGGGACTATAACACCGATAccctttttggtttattccatagccaaccatgacacatttttccgcacaTGGATCAAGTTTGGTACGCTCGTGTTTAGGAATATGGACAAAGACggagcacccaaatattcgaggttcaatgctaaatgaagtcGGGAGGGTATGGAATTGGGAAAGAGTATCTTTAGGAGTTTTTGTGCCCAAAATTTTAGTGGGTAAAcggttgataagataggtagcggaagcaagagcttcgggccaaaaactcttcggagccttggattcaattaataaagctcttgtcatttctaagagtagtcaattttttcgttcggctactccgttttgttcgggagtatgagcacaagatgtttggtgaataatccctttatcttcacaaaattgtttcattggagtattgacaaactcacccccattatcggatcttaaaatttgtatatttttgttaAATTGAGTTTGTACCATTGTATAAAAGTGAGAAAATTTTTCAAACACTTCCGATTTGTGAGTTAAAAAATAAATCCAGGTCATgcgtgaatggtcatcaataaataaGACAAAGTACCAGAAATTTCTGCCCCCAACAACCGGTGCAGGACCCCACACATCAGAATGAATTAAAGCAAAAGGTACTTCTTTTCTAGTATTACTAGGTTTAAACGTACTTcggtggcttttagccaaaatacaagtttcataATTTAAGTTTACATTAGACGAAAAAAGACTAGGAAATAAAGCGTGTAAATATCCGGCTCATGGGTGACccaacctcctatgccataaccaagctttccctcgtaggtgttccgtgagcaagcatcacggtaccttgttgggttacttcgtccACATAGTACAACCCACCCCGTTCGGTACCACGCCCAATAATTACCCCAGTCCTAATGTCTTGAAGGATACAGAATGTGGGGTGTAATAGAACAGAACAATTTAGTTCTTTTGTAACGTGGCTAATGGATAATAGTTTATGAGACAGGGCCGGgatatataaacaattagataATTTCAACGTCGGAGTAATTTCAATTCTCCCACCCCCTTTTACTTGTACAATCCCTCCATTGGCAGTTTGAATTTTATTTACTCGAGGTTTTGTTTCAGAACAAAAATCAGATTTTTCAAAAGACATGGTGTGAGTAGCACCATAGTCAAAAATCCATTCATCACTTTTTATGTTATTTGTGACAACATTAACTTTTGcacaataaattttattttgtaaaGGCTTTATATCACCAGGGAACGTACAATACGCGGATTTGATTATACTTGAGCCACTACCATTTTTAAAAGAAGGCTTTATATCACCAGGGAACGTACAGTACGCGGATTTGATTATACTTGAGCCACTACCATTTTTAAAAGAGTTATTTTTAATTGTACCATTtcttttatttgttttaaaaacatGATCAGACACTTTTTCATTATAAAAAGATTTATTATTTTCAAAATTATTTTTTGATTTCTTATTCATTAAAAAACCGTATGATGACTTTCCATTTCTTAAAAGGTCATTTGACCATTCCATTACCTCTTGGTTACTTAAAAGGTTTTTTAAAAAATCTTTTTCTTGACCAAAGTCTTTTGCTTTACGGCTCATACCACCCACACCAGTATCCCCAACATTTTCTATATCATCACTCATCCTCATCACTTTATTATTATCGACCATTTGCAAAGATCCAGAAATAGGGTTTAAATTCCCCTTTTCTTCAGGACAATTGAAGCGATTATGGTTAACCAATGTTGCTTCATCATCAATCGATTTAAAGTTTTGATTTATAGCTCTACCCGATTCATAGCAATTATATGAAACCTTAGGGTTTGAGGCCTTTTTCCTTACTATTTTGGCCGGATTATACGAATTGAGTATAATACCAGGGTCGAAATTTGGGCTTGAGGATTTTTTCCTCACCAATTTGATTGGTTTATGCGAATTAAAAAGTAGAGAGTTTTTATTAGGGTTTGAGGTTTTTAATCTCAGCCCTGTACCTCTTGTTGATGTTTGAGTTGCAAAAGTATGACTTTTTTGTTTGATTACGGAAGTGCCGTTGCTGGTTACCTCACTCTTAGCTCCGGCCGCCGTTACGATTCCCGCCGTTGCCGCCATCTCCGCCGTATTCAACCTTTCACCTTTTTGGTAGGCTTTGAATTTATCGGTTTTAATGGTGACCGGTAATGAATGGCATAGAACATTCAGGTAAGTGTTTTTGATGACTCTTAACTGCTCAGATTTCATATACTGACTAATTGAGCTACCGTCAAAATTAGACATGGCAGCTTGATTTTCCTGGTAAATGATTGAAGCAAAAAACGGTTGTAGTGATCCCTCGATctacaccgttagctctgataccatgttaaaacAATAATTTGATAATCTAATCTTGTATTGAATACTAATTTGTTTGATATAATTGAATTTGTTACTCTAAAAATTGGTTTCTAATACATTTGATATGTTTCCGATTTATAAACAAAAAACTAACGGCTAGTTGGTCCTAAAGAGCCGTTGGGAGTTATAGCCGTTGatggcttttatttattttattttctaacaGTTTTGTCATCCTCAACTTTTCAAATACTTCAATTATAATGTATTAAAAATTGTGAATGAATTGTCAACATCTAAAAATTATGAATACTACTTTCTctcaaatataaataatatataatgttctattttttatttttagaTCCATTGTATATGGAGTATATGAATTTTTTACATTGATATTAAAATGTAGTAAATTGTCTATCTTATTCGTAAATCACGATTTTGCCTCTGCTACCCACTATATACGTGGTCCAAAAAGTGGGTCTGCGATATCAACACTAAAAGGGTATAATGTTAATGGATATATGGGTTGATATATCAGTAGCAATATTAAACTTTAATACGATAAATTGTTTTAAATTGAAACAATGAGGTGATGGGTCCTCGCGCGTTGCCGCGGGCTCCCGTTTTGTATGCTATAATAATGTGTTGTCATAAAGTGTTTTACTGTGTGCTTTTGGTCTCTGCATCAGTTCTGACTGAAGTAACTAGTTGCATCGTTATATATTAATAGACGTGTTTTTAATTTACATGGTAGTGGTACTTTGTGTAACATGCTGGTAAACATTCACAGTGTTATTCTAATTTACATATCTAACATTTCAAGAAACACCTAACCACTAAATTAGTGTTGGTAATAGTTTTGATTAAACAATtttatactatatattttaatagtttTGATTAAGGAGAAGACAAACATGTTAGTAGTCATCGTGGTATGAGCTTTAGAATATACCAGAATAGATATGTTTTATAGTTTACATGGTGGTGGTACTTTGCGTTACATGTTAGTAAACATTTATTATTCTAATTTACACATCTAGCATTTAAAGAAATACTTTAATCGGGGATGGTTCATCCAACGTTCTTTCTTTTAAAATCGAGAATCGAGCGAGCAAGAAAATTGGTAGGGAGACGGTCAGCGAAAAATGAAAAAAAGTTGCTCCTTAGATTGTCATAATCCTTGGTTCTTTCTTTGTTTTGTATATATTGTCTTTATTGCTAGTTTGTATTTGTTAGGTTAGGTTTTTGCATTTTAGTAGCAGTGTTTGGTTGTATGCTTGGTTTGTCATGGTTTTGGCTCGATTATTGTTAGCGGGTAGGGTTTATTCGTTTTCTAGTTTCGAGCCTATCCGTTATCATGTTGTATTTTTGTTCGGTCTTCTCATCTTTCGATGAATCGCCTTTGTTTTACAGTATTCgttattttatcaaaaattaaaaaaaaaaaaaatacttaaccACTAAACTTGTGTCAATAATACTTTTGATTCAACGAAatacttatatatttaatagtTTTGATTATGAAAAAAGACCATAAGAAAaagacaaataaaaaaaaataatactaaaatgttACTAATCATTGTGGTACGAGCTTTAATGTATATAGGAGAATTGATAGATGTGTTTTATAGTTTACATGGTGGTGGTACTCAACGTTACATCTTAGTAAACATTTATTATTCTAATTTACATAACTAACTAGCATTTTAAGTAACACTTAACCACTTTTTAGTGTTGATAATACTTATGATTCAAAGAAATAATTATTTACATAATCATTTTGATCAAGAAAAAGATAAAAATGTGGTTCAATGCTTCCGAGGTCGTAACATGgttttcatcgttttcgctctaaaTTCTTTGTTTTAAGCCTGTTTTTTCGATTCTTCTTGCTTCGTCTTCACAATCAAACGCTTAAATCTCCGATAAAGTTAATTAATTGATCATTTTAAGGCTTGATATCGGGGGATAAAAACGTAAGTTTATGACCGATATCAGTCAACCAACCGGGAGTTGCTGTGGGTCTTTGAGCATAGTTGGCAGTTGAGGCAGTTCTTAATTTCTGATTTCGATAAGGTGAGGTTGAAAACTCTTTATTGAAAGTCTGCTAGGCCCTCGTAGGTTGGAGTGTGTGTGTCCCAAGTGCTCTTAACGGTATATATGGGGTTCCTCGACGAATTTGAAATGGAGACCGGTGTAGGGTTTGTTCGGGATCTTCAAGTGAGAGATTGTTAAGTCTTGTGAAGTATTTTGAACAACAAAAAGAGAGAAAGTCGTTGAAAGGCTCGCGGTCGAAACCTCTTGCAGGTCCCATTGCAGGGCAATGCTCGCAGCTCACGAGGCCTAATTTACATGGCTCCCGGGTCGCGAGACATCTCTCGCGGACCGTGAGGCTGCCTTGCATAGAAAGTCAATTCAGTTTAGGAAACGGTTTCTTTTTCACCCTACATAATGTAACTCTAACCTCCCGTAATTTTAGGCACAAATAAGTACTAATTTGTAAATCAAACTAGGCATAAGAATATATCAAAACTATAATTATGCCAAAAGTAAGGTGTTTAAATGAAACATTACTAAACATCCACTTAATATAAAAAAGAATAAAATCAAACTCGGGTGCATGAAGCCGTAATCAATAGTAGTGTGAGCATATTGAGCAGCCAAAAAAATGCGGACCAATAAGGGTTTAGGGGATAAGCTAGAATTTCAGGTGATGGACGCCGGGAATAAGCTTTTTCATGTTTCTTCTTCAACGCCTGACATTCTCAACgttcttttggttagggtttctttTTCTTTACTTATTTTTACTTGATTGATTGAagctaataaaataaaaataataataatattgctgtTAGGGTTTTTGGGTACAAAATTCAGATAGTGTTTGGGACTACTTATCTAGTTATTTATTCATTCTATTAGAGAAGCCACTCTGTTTATTTGCTATCTGTGCATTAAAGAGGGTATAAATAAGCTCCTtccttcatatttttttttttttttttttttttttaaataaaaaaaggtaAACAAGGAGCTGCTTACTAAATCAGACACTATGTTTACCCCAAAAAATCAAACACTATTTTATAAATTAGGCAACTTTTATGTGCTTATTTATCAGCATGAGAAATGAGAAAAAACATATAATTCTCTTGAATTTATTTCAAAATAGCATTTTTCAATTAATAGGCTTGTTTATCTTGTTGCCCCAAAAAAAGCACTTTGATCACATGAGTACTTGAACATTTTAAGTTAGTTTTTCGTAACAGTGAAGTACATAAATCGTCCATGCCGTTTGGTGAAAATTAGGATTAGAATGAAGTAGGTCTGTTTATAATGTTAGTTCTGTATAATTGTGATAGCATATGGAGAAAGTACTATGTAGGGTGCAACAACCATCTGAAGAGATTATTACAGCACTGCAACCAATCATTCAGGCATTGATTGCTGAACGACTGCTGAAACATCATAACGTGAATGTGAATATTTCAGTTGTATGTTGCATCTGCGAGATTTTTAGAATTATGGCCCCTGATTCTCCTTACGACCACCAACATATGAAGGTACGAGATATCTGAATCAGCGTTTTGTTTAACTAGTCGAGAAATAGTTACCGTTTTATTGTCGTTGGAGGACAGGAGTTTTTTTAAGTGATAGTGACGTCGTTTGAGAAACAGTCGTCTGCATCGGGTGGATACTATCGAAAGATGACTAGAGTTATCGAAATATTTAGCAAATCCAGATTGCCAGTAATGATGTTGGACTCGCAATCGGAGGAACTAGTTGGTCGTCTTTTTAGACAATTTTTAACTTTTGCAGAGTAAGAACTCTATTTCTTTGCCTTACAGAGTCTTCGATACAATTTTTATCTAGTGTTGCAGAACTGGGAATTACTCGGCGAGTACTCGGTTTTTGCAACTCGGGAAGTACTTGGCGAGTACTCGGTCAAAACTGGTCAAAAGCGGCCAAAACTCGGAGTCACTCGGAAAATCGGTCAAAATTCGGtaaaaactcgggattactcggaaaatggtcaaaactcggtcaaagtgtgtaaaagtcaaacttggtcaacatccgagtactccctaaaaagtccagACCGAGTACTTCCCGAGTAGCCATTTTTGCAGCCTTGATTTTATCTTAAAGCCAACTGCTGTTAGGAAAGTTCATATGCTATAATAACTGAAATATAAGATAAGATATAAGAATTAAATGATATTTGAATTTTATATCATTTAGAGAAGAAACTGTTATAGCCGAAACAGCCTCTATTCCTTCAACAGCAGTTAGGCCTTTTTCTAATCCTAAAGCCCTTCTCCCAACTGAATTTGTTCTTTTTCTTCTAACCTTTGAAGCTCCAATGACTCGTATACTGTACTGAAAATGGAGAAAATAATGACAATGATCATCGAGGAAAGTGAGAAAGCGCTTGAACTTGAAGCTCTTATTATTACCACTCTGGAAAAGGTTAATAAGGTGATTAATCATGTTTCTGATCTTCACTAACGAAGGTTCTTCATTCATCGCTAATTAGTAATTACATTACATCTTATAATATTGATATTGCAGATTACTTCACCCATCTGTTGGCAATTAGGGGAAAAAGTTCTCAAGAAATGTGCTGCTAAACTGAGAACACATCTCCCGGATATGGCACAAGATGTGAGCATTAATTTTAATTTATATGATTAATTCAAAATGGTTGCACGTCTTTATAGATAATTAAATATTTTCATTAGGAGGTTAAAGAAACTATTCCTTGTACAAGTGATACAAGCAAGTTTAAGGATACAGCTCACAAGATTAAACTGGAGCCTCTTGAGGAGAGCTTTAATATGGAGCAGACGTTAAGCGATTGTCGAGATTCAACAAGAGATAGAGTTATTCAATCTGATGATGGAAATAATGCCGTTTCGTTTGATGATCCACCGGTGACCCCAAATTGTGTAACAGGAGTGAATGGAAAACGCAAGAGAAATGACGAACAGGTAAATGACATTTCCATCTGGTAACTATTCTAGTATGGCTATGTTTTTGCGGTTCTGGTTTACGGTTTTTGCCCATATTTGCACACTCTTAAACGAAGTAGGCAAATGGGTCAAAAGGGGCGTTATCAGGGCGGGTTTATCTGAGCTGCAAACACTCATATCTTGTTTATTTCTAGAGTAGTAGTAGAGTTATACTAATTTTTAATTTTTGAAATGATTAAAAAGCTATCTCGTTATCAAAAATCTAGTTTTTAAGGTAAATAATTTAGGAGTTAATAATGCATTTCGAGAGACTTTTGACTGGTTTGACTCGTTCAACCTGTTTCAACATGTCATAGGCAAATTATAGCAGAAATTAAGTACTTTAGTCATTAGCcttaaactagttgtggagccctcgcttcgcgccgggggctccgttttgaatgcgagttaaaaaaaagtgttgatctattttgtaaaaaaaaaaaaaaaattcgacatctaacattgaagggttgttcctttgtgaaagttgattcttttagcgttcgggtttttttttttttttttttttaaagttagttgatctattttataaaaacgaatatttttcgacatcttttggtagcattgaagggttgttccttttttgtaaaaaagaatatttttcgacatcttttggtagcattgaagggttgttccttttatgaaagttgcttttttatcgtttgagacaaaaaaaaaaaaagtagcatagtagtagcgtggtgagtgttattattcaatatttttagtgttagtgatgggataaataatattttagaatataggtataaaatgggggggtttcgatttgtattttaatgaaagttagggggttgggtgtgtgaaaaatgaaatattaaatagtactataaaatggggtgttcgatttgtattttaatgaaagttaaggggttgggtgtgtgaaaaataaaatattaaatagtactattcataactaataagacaaattttgtctattagttatattagtaaagtaatagtaatagtaaatagTAATTAGTAATATGAACAAATCTACACTTAATATGGTAACCTTCTTTTGTCAAACGTAAAATCAACTATTATAGTTGGGTTTATAATTTGATTATTATGCTACCATTTATATACAAAGTGATAAACAATAACTTTTCAACCCAACCTATTTGACCTATTACTCGCCCAGCCCAGCCCAGCCCAGCCCACCCGTCTTGCCACTTCTAAGTTATTTCTATATCGTACAGCAGAAATCGCCCAGAAAGGTTTCATACTGCATGACACGTGTCCATGGCTACAAGATCAAGAAAACTAATGCACCGATTCTCGAAGCTATTTTCAAGAAACACGGTGACATCGCATCGAATTGCGTAGTCAAAACCGCTTCTGTGAGAGAATCTATTCTCGAGGTTGTTTGTGAAGTTGTCAAACGAATCCAAACGAATGATTTTAAAACCATAATTTCTGATATGGAAGAAATAGAGATGCAAGTGTTAGATGCAGAAGCAACCAACATGAACGTTGCATGGCTTCGAACTCACCTCGAAGCTGTTCACAAAAGAAACGCCGCTCAAACACAGTCAACTTTACTTGTTAAAATGAAGACAAACACTAGTTTGGTTAAACGAGCTGCAAAAATGGATCTGGAAGAAAGGCATATAGAGCTTGTGACTGCACAAGAAGAATATAAAAAGGCTGAAAGGTGCGTTCAAGTACTTGATCTTGTTGAAACGAAGCTGAATGATAAATTCTTGGAATCTGAGGCTGAAAACGACTCGTGGCTAAAAGATTCGGTTCTATTATAGGCTGCTGATTATTAACTCGTACTTTAGACACACCTAATGGCTTGAGACTTCTTTTTGGAAAGACTAGTTAAGTTTTATGAATATAACCTAGTCCTATCTTAATGTAGTCACAACTTAGAATTACCTTTCTTTAATTTTGATCTGGTTGATAGCTCCTTGTTCACAGAAATTATGAGCTACGTGATTCTCTTTTTGTGACGTTTATCATTGTATGTTGCCCAACTGGTTCTAATATGGGATGCTTATTCGTTTGGGTTCACAGGTTTATGCAATCTGCAGTTTGATTTAGTTGGTTATTTTTGTTTTTGTGTTCATGGTCATGTGATAATTAAATCAAACTGCATAGTATCTGCTCTACACCATACTTTACATTTGATTTAGTTAGTTGTTATCTATCTATTAATTAAGGTGTTTGTCTATGTTAATTAACTACtctattaattttatttatttatcaccAAACTTATCTCGGTGGATGTTCGTCAACTCGAAACAATCTTCAACAAATTCCCATAGTTGCCCCTCAATACCGACATCAAACACCCGAACACCACCACCAAATGTTTCAAGCACAACAAGCATGTTTCCAGTTTTCTTAATAATCAACAAAATCAATGAGGTTTGACCAAAACTTCTTGAACTTTGACTTGAAGATCGTGACCTGTTTGATGATTCTCTAATCGATTAAGTGATTCACAAAGCATGACAAAGTATCCAGAAATCTGAATCTATGCTCAATTCAACACATGATATATTAGATAGCTCAAAACTAATCGATCTTCATCATCTATTGGTTAAAAACGAAGAACTCGATCCAAATCGATATGATTATGATGTTGTTAATGTGTTGTAATGGATCACGAAGCTTAGGTTTCAGATAGAGAACACGTTTTTGAAATCACTTCATGTAAACGATCTGTATATGATGAATTCGAATTATGACATTTAAGAATAATGATGAAATCAGTTCATGTAAGTAGATGGAATTCGATAaaaccaatcacatgtgattcttcaTGTCAAATACATTTATATGTGACGGAAATCTGATAAGGGCTGAtttgtcccttgaatctcaacttaaattaATGGATCACTAAGCTAAAGTTATGCAACTCAATTAACATATTAGAATAGCTAAGATATTTTCACATAAAATGTGTCGAAACTAAAGTTATGCAAAATTATCGTCTTTAAATGTAACATTACCAAACAGCCCCTTAAAAAGGGAAAAAGAAATGCGTACACATTTGAGTACATGAAACCGTAATCAATAATAGTGTGAGCATATTTGAACAGCGAAAAAATGCGGGGTTCAGGGAATAAGCTAGTATTACAGGTGCTGGATGCTGGGAATAAGCTTGTTAATGTTTCTTCTTCAACGCCTGAAATTCTCAACGTTCTTTTGgttagcgttttttttttttttaatttttttttctttagttaataattaataataagaataatagatAACAGGTTaataatgctgttagggtttctgggTACAAAATTCAGGTGGAGTTTGGGATTTGTAATTTATTTACTCATTCTTATCAAGGTGAAGCCACTCTGTTTATTTTCCATATGAAGTTCCAAGAAGGAGAGGGTTTAACCAGGGCCGGATATTGAGGGCCGGATATTGTGGCGTGCAAGACGTGCAGCGGCACAGGGCCCAACATCTATAAGGGCCCCTAAAAAATAATATTTTGGTCCATTTGTTAATAAACAAATCGAAAAATCGAAAAATAAGATACATAATCAATGTCGAATACTCCGTAATCTAATATTATGCTCCAATATGCTCCAATACTCCACGTTcattgatgtcatgcgaggtgtatataaaatagtttatattttactaggaaaa includes these proteins:
- the LOC139853362 gene encoding uncharacterized protein isoform X1 — encoded protein: MTRVIEIFSKSRLPVMMLDSQSEELVGRLFRQFLTFADSNDSYTVLKMEKIMTMIIEESEKALELEALIITTLEKVNKITSPICWQLGEKVLKKCAAKLRTHLPDMAQDEVKETIPCTSDTSKFKDTAHKIKLEPLEESFNMEQTLSDCRDSTRDRVIQSDDGNNAVSFDDPPVTPNCVTGVNGKRKRNDEQQKSPRKVSYCMTRVHGYKIKKTNAPILEAIFKKHGDIASNCVVKTASVRESILEVVCEVVKRIQTNDFKTIISDMEEIEMQVLDAEATNMNVAWLRTHLEAVHKRNAAQTQSTLLVKMKTNTSLVKRAAKMDLEERHIELVTAQEEYKKAERCVQVLDLVETKLNDKFLESEAENDSWLKDSVLL
- the LOC139853362 gene encoding uncharacterized protein isoform X2; the encoded protein is MTRVIEIFSKSRLPVMMLDSQSEELVGRLFRQFLTFADSNDSYTVLKMEKIMTMIIEESEKALELEALIITTLEKVNKITSPICWQLGEKVLKKCAAKLRTHLPDMAQDEVKETIPCTSDTSKFKDTAHKIKLEPLEESFNMEQTLSDCRDSTRDRVIQSDDGNNAVSFDDPPVTPNCVTGVNGKRKRNDEQKSPRKVSYCMTRVHGYKIKKTNAPILEAIFKKHGDIASNCVVKTASVRESILEVVCEVVKRIQTNDFKTIISDMEEIEMQVLDAEATNMNVAWLRTHLEAVHKRNAAQTQSTLLVKMKTNTSLVKRAAKMDLEERHIELVTAQEEYKKAERCVQVLDLVETKLNDKFLESEAENDSWLKDSVLL
- the LOC139854196 gene encoding sister chromatid cohesion protein PDS5 homolog C-like; its protein translation is MRTNKGLGDKLEFQVMDAGNKLFHVSSSTPDILNVLLVNKELLTKSDTMFTPKNQTLFYKLGNFYHMEKVLCRVQQPSEEIITALQPIIQALIAERLLKHHNVNVNISVVCCICEIFRIMAPDSPYDHQHMKVRDI